One window of the Flavobacteriaceae bacterium YJPT1-3 genome contains the following:
- a CDS encoding helix-turn-helix domain-containing protein, with the protein MKHQFQEFQTDAILKIGDEELLLPYRSKSSWNGNSSTKLDFYTFIWTQEKNVRIQVDSVPEVIAPQTIVALTPLQYLEYESHEEDLIVYQFNREFYCIKDHDREVSCTGLLFFGNEQVPKITLSKEEQHKFTMLHQVLLDELETDDTIQGEMLRMLVKRFIIKTTRLLKNQQPDEIANTPKMDLVRAYNMLVEEHYKNKHEVSAYADLLFKSAKTLSNSFAAYSRSPLQIIHDRIVLEAKRQLAYTDRTAKEIAFDLGFDDPSHFSRLFKRNTGSSPTAFKASLSQLPGE; encoded by the coding sequence ATGAAACATCAATTCCAGGAATTTCAAACGGACGCCATTCTAAAAATTGGAGATGAAGAGCTACTGCTCCCCTATCGTAGCAAAAGCAGCTGGAACGGTAACTCCTCCACAAAACTGGATTTCTATACCTTTATCTGGACCCAAGAAAAAAACGTGCGCATTCAGGTGGATAGCGTACCCGAAGTGATCGCTCCACAAACCATAGTCGCGTTAACGCCTTTGCAGTATCTGGAGTATGAATCTCATGAAGAGGATTTAATCGTGTATCAGTTCAATCGGGAGTTTTACTGCATCAAGGATCATGACCGGGAAGTAAGCTGTACCGGACTTTTATTTTTTGGAAATGAACAAGTGCCAAAGATCACTTTGAGCAAAGAAGAACAACATAAATTTACCATGCTTCATCAGGTCCTGCTGGACGAATTGGAAACCGATGATACTATTCAGGGTGAAATGCTGCGTATGTTGGTCAAACGGTTCATCATCAAGACCACCCGCTTACTCAAAAATCAACAACCGGACGAGATCGCCAATACGCCAAAAATGGATCTGGTACGTGCCTACAATATGCTGGTGGAAGAACACTACAAAAATAAGCACGAGGTCAGCGCTTACGCTGATCTCCTGTTCAAAAGCGCAAAGACCCTTTCCAACAGTTTTGCGGCCTATTCACGCTCTCCTTTACAGATCATTCACGATCGGATCGTTTTAGAAGCCAAGCGCCAATTGGCGTATACGGATCGAACGGCCAAAGAGATCGCTTTTGACCTGGGCTTTGACGATCCCTCTCATTTCTCCCGCTTATTCAAGCGTAACACAGGCAGCTCACCCACGGCATTTAAAGCCTCTTTAAGCCAACTTCCTGGCGAGTAG
- a CDS encoding SDR family oxidoreductase has product MWNLHNKKALVTGGSKGIGRATVKELAQLGAQVLFTARQEEAIERTERELQSEGLTVQGIINDVAQETDRQALFDRITTDWGHLDILVNNAGINIRKAAEVYTQDEINQVLDINLRAPFALSRLLYPLLAQSGQGSIINVASVAASQDVGSGAPYAMSKSGLLQQTRSLAVEWAKDQIRVNAVSPWYTKTPLTEAVLTQDERMRKIIDRTPMKRVADPEEMARVIAFLAMDASSYITGQNIVVDGGMSVHAL; this is encoded by the coding sequence ATGTGGAATCTACATAACAAAAAAGCCCTGGTCACCGGAGGATCGAAGGGCATCGGTCGAGCGACGGTCAAAGAATTAGCCCAGTTGGGTGCACAAGTCCTCTTCACTGCGCGCCAGGAAGAGGCAATTGAACGAACCGAGCGCGAACTTCAATCGGAGGGGCTTACGGTTCAGGGAATAATCAACGATGTGGCTCAAGAGACCGATCGACAAGCCCTCTTTGACCGAATCACAACCGACTGGGGGCATCTGGATATACTGGTGAATAATGCAGGGATCAATATCCGCAAAGCTGCCGAAGTTTACACTCAGGACGAGATCAATCAGGTACTTGATATCAATCTGCGCGCTCCTTTTGCCTTGAGCCGATTGCTGTATCCTCTGCTTGCTCAAAGTGGACAAGGCAGTATTATTAATGTCGCATCAGTAGCGGCTTCTCAAGATGTCGGTTCCGGTGCGCCCTACGCCATGTCTAAGTCCGGACTGCTGCAACAAACCCGTAGTCTGGCTGTAGAATGGGCCAAGGATCAAATCCGCGTAAACGCCGTTTCTCCTTGGTACACTAAAACCCCATTGACAGAAGCCGTGCTGACTCAGGACGAACGCATGCGTAAGATTATCGATCGCACCCCCATGAAACGGGTGGCTGATCCGGAAGAAATGGCACGGGTGATCGCTTTCTTGGCTATGGATGCCAGTTCGTACATCACCGGTCAAAATATAGTGGTGGATGGCGGCATGAGCGTGCATGCCCTATAG
- a CDS encoding DUF1801 domain-containing protein, giving the protein MNANNQLQLIAKREVTQLLDSYPEKPRERLYQLRQWVIEEAESLQQVTRLEESLKWNEPSYRSNVGSTLRMDWKPATPEQVMLYFSCSTSLVPTFKSVFREQLTYEGNRAIVSKLNQALPGEPIKTCIAAALRYHQIKALPLLGL; this is encoded by the coding sequence ATGAACGCCAACAACCAACTACAATTGATAGCTAAGCGAGAAGTCACTCAGCTTTTGGATTCCTATCCCGAGAAGCCGCGAGAGCGACTCTACCAATTACGGCAGTGGGTGATCGAAGAAGCCGAGAGCTTGCAGCAGGTCACCCGGCTTGAAGAATCGTTGAAATGGAATGAACCCAGCTACCGTTCGAACGTGGGGAGTACACTGCGGATGGATTGGAAACCGGCTACACCAGAACAGGTCATGCTTTATTTTTCCTGTTCGACGTCCTTGGTACCTACCTTTAAATCGGTATTTCGGGAGCAGCTGACCTATGAAGGCAATCGGGCGATCGTGTCGAAACTGAACCAAGCCTTGCCGGGAGAACCAATCAAAACCTGCATCGCAGCTGCCTTACGGTATCATCAGATCAAAGCGCTACCCTTACTCGGCTTATAA
- a CDS encoding AraC family transcriptional regulator, producing MSIHRDPIAQEQLHRLHKTLEFIETHLQDSLSLEQVAAAGHYSPYHFHRLFRALVGEPLNQYIQRRRLEHAAGLLIREPDLAILDIALQCGFKEGSSFHRAFKKHFDCSPSDFRNSSHGRYSKIRRPNSKNGQVGNLFEPYLYTLKTLKDWINMNGTIRLVERKATPYVGIDHHGVQGLEAVYERLIQWAAPQGLLQAPDARLMRIFYDSFKTTASHQVRMRIALTTNETVTARGEINPGVLPAQQCIQGHFEIVPSEFEQAWSALYVWMNEQGHRPADAPPFEMYHNDFRTHPEGKCIVDLYIPIA from the coding sequence ATGTCCATTCATCGTGATCCCATAGCGCAGGAGCAGCTGCATCGTCTGCACAAGACCCTGGAGTTTATCGAAACCCATCTTCAGGATTCCCTCAGCTTGGAACAGGTCGCTGCGGCAGGTCACTATTCTCCTTATCACTTTCACCGTTTATTTCGAGCCTTGGTAGGAGAACCCCTGAATCAATACATCCAACGCCGGCGTTTGGAGCATGCTGCCGGATTATTGATCCGTGAACCTGATCTGGCGATCCTAGATATAGCGCTTCAATGCGGTTTTAAGGAGGGCTCTTCTTTTCATCGGGCCTTTAAAAAACATTTTGACTGCAGTCCCTCAGACTTCCGCAACTCCAGTCATGGACGTTATTCTAAGATTCGTAGGCCCAATAGCAAGAATGGTCAAGTAGGGAATCTGTTCGAGCCTTATCTTTATACACTGAAAACATTAAAGGACTGGATCAACATGAACGGAACTATACGCCTGGTAGAACGAAAGGCCACTCCTTATGTAGGCATTGACCATCACGGGGTGCAGGGCCTGGAAGCGGTCTATGAACGGCTCATTCAATGGGCGGCACCTCAAGGTCTCCTGCAAGCCCCTGACGCCCGACTGATGCGTATTTTTTACGATAGTTTTAAAACCACTGCTTCGCATCAGGTCCGTATGCGCATCGCACTGACCACGAATGAAACGGTGACCGCTCGAGGCGAAATCAATCCGGGAGTACTACCAGCACAGCAATGCATACAAGGTCATTTTGAGATAGTCCCCAGTGAGTTTGAGCAGGCCTGGAGCGCCCTATATGTTTGGATGAATGAGCAGGGGCATCGTCCTGCCGATGCTCCCCCTTTTGAAATGTACCACAATGATTTTCGTACCCATCCGGAAGGGAAGTGTATCGTAGATTTATACATTCCAATTGCTTAA
- a CDS encoding DUF4375 domain-containing protein: MGWEQCLQWLGIKKKPEVSPVKKLEEISLSWTHPEDYEVLQIEHLNESAYLEIEQGIFACIHEYIGDRHQDWEHIEQLSPGQRAFWITNRVENEVNNGGFNQFYFNGDSVCGEMAIHGFDKLGAPDFAALMTQAQAIYLKHKKKLETYKTGTLADFSESYTDNPWEELDTAFYELDELESLLERRLQYAKRHPEQFCIPRKGK, encoded by the coding sequence ATGGGCTGGGAGCAGTGTCTGCAATGGCTGGGCATCAAAAAGAAGCCTGAGGTAAGTCCGGTGAAAAAACTGGAGGAGATCAGCCTGAGCTGGACGCACCCAGAAGATTATGAGGTGTTGCAGATCGAGCATCTTAATGAGAGCGCATATCTGGAAATAGAGCAGGGTATTTTTGCCTGTATTCACGAATACATAGGAGATCGACATCAGGATTGGGAACACATTGAACAACTCTCACCCGGGCAACGGGCGTTCTGGATTACCAATCGCGTAGAAAATGAGGTGAATAATGGAGGCTTTAATCAGTTTTACTTCAATGGCGATAGTGTTTGTGGGGAAATGGCCATCCATGGCTTTGATAAGTTAGGGGCACCCGACTTTGCTGCCCTCATGACTCAGGCCCAGGCCATCTACCTTAAACATAAAAAGAAACTGGAAACGTATAAGACCGGAACGCTAGCTGATTTTAGCGAAAGCTATACCGACAATCCCTGGGAAGAGCTGGATACCGCTTTTTACGAACTGGACGAATTGGAATCCCTGCTTGAGCGCCGACTGCAGTATGCCAAGCGTCATCCGGAGCAGTTTTGCATTCCCCGAAAGGGAAAATAG
- a CDS encoding DinB family protein → MFKSFLFVIVLSTTLMASIQAQNTIGDRKGYTPQMGNLVDMLEDLKNRVTSQVESLDQAGTDFLLDEDANRIGAMIYHLAATEKYYQLYTFEGRSFTKEEEAQWMPPLQLGEPARNEFQGRPISFYLDIWEQVRTETLEYLSQQEDEWLDKRPKNARMNNHWAWFHVMEHQANHMGQIALVKKRIPH, encoded by the coding sequence ATGTTCAAGTCTTTCCTATTTGTCATCGTATTGTCGACTACACTAATGGCTTCCATTCAGGCACAAAATACCATCGGAGATCGCAAGGGGTATACCCCTCAGATGGGCAATTTGGTCGATATGCTGGAAGATCTTAAAAATCGAGTAACTTCACAGGTAGAGAGTCTGGATCAGGCTGGGACCGATTTCCTATTGGATGAAGACGCCAATCGGATTGGTGCCATGATCTACCATTTAGCAGCCACAGAGAAGTACTACCAGCTCTATACCTTTGAAGGACGATCGTTCACTAAGGAAGAAGAAGCCCAGTGGATGCCCCCTCTGCAATTGGGGGAGCCGGCACGAAACGAATTTCAGGGCAGGCCCATTTCCTTTTACTTGGACATTTGGGAACAAGTGCGTACCGAAACCCTCGAATACTTGTCGCAACAGGAAGATGAGTGGCTTGATAAACGACCTAAGAACGCGCGAATGAACAACCACTGGGCCTGGTTCCACGTGATGGAGCATCAGGCCAATCACATGGGCCAGATCGCTCTGGTTAAAAAACGAATTCCACATTAA
- a CDS encoding SOS response-associated peptidase, giving the protein MCYDIKASLESQLRRARQRNDLQAIEEIKERLVPLTDLPLHHASGFSHPKLLIYTNQSPDFPEVATWGLTPHWVKDNEQRKKLWNRTLNARGETIFEKPSFRYAAEHNRCLIHIDGFYEHHHYQGQTYPFFIYRKDGHPITLAGLWSHWQDEEHGGRFNTFSIVTTTGNSLLARIHNNPKLKEARMPVILPEVLEEEWLQEMEDGRDRKNLETLLQEYPADALEAHTVQRLRGKEYPGNIPSISEPFDYEELVFD; this is encoded by the coding sequence ATGTGTTACGATATTAAAGCCAGTTTAGAGAGCCAACTCCGTCGGGCGCGTCAGCGTAACGACCTGCAGGCCATTGAAGAGATCAAAGAGCGCCTGGTGCCATTGACCGATCTTCCGCTCCATCACGCCTCCGGCTTCAGTCATCCGAAACTTTTGATCTATACGAATCAATCTCCCGATTTTCCGGAAGTCGCCACCTGGGGTTTGACGCCGCACTGGGTGAAAGACAACGAGCAACGTAAAAAACTTTGGAATCGCACCCTCAATGCACGCGGGGAGACCATATTTGAAAAGCCGTCTTTTCGCTATGCGGCCGAGCACAACCGCTGCCTGATCCACATTGATGGTTTTTATGAGCACCATCATTACCAAGGGCAGACCTATCCCTTCTTTATCTACCGTAAAGACGGTCATCCCATCACCCTGGCCGGGCTATGGAGTCACTGGCAGGATGAAGAGCACGGTGGCAGGTTCAACACCTTCTCGATCGTCACCACCACCGGGAATTCCCTACTGGCGCGTATACACAACAACCCTAAACTGAAAGAGGCCCGCATGCCGGTGATCTTGCCCGAAGTACTTGAAGAGGAATGGCTTCAGGAAATGGAGGATGGCCGAGACCGTAAAAACCTGGAGACCCTTTTACAGGAATATCCCGCTGATGCCCTGGAAGCGCATACGGTTCAACGCTTACGCGGTAAAGAATACCCCGGAAATATTCCTTCCATTTCAGAACCGTTTGACTATGAGGAGCTTGTTTTTGACTGA
- a CDS encoding M20/M25/M40 family metallo-hydrolase produces the protein MKKAMHKIIFAIFSCWVASLSAQSMDDAAFREMVTLHREFVSIPNLPADPERMLDNIRWVQEKYEGLEFETSLLTSETLPILLVEKVYNPELKTILFYFHIDGQPVNPAAWNQINPFTPVLKAQQSDGSWQEIAWSELEGTLDDDWRMFARAAADDKAPILMLYTALQQLQQQQITPNFNIKILFDPEEEYSSKALLGTLDEYKDRYTSDYFIVMDGPAHPSNAPTLTFGCRGIATCSITTYGPNLPQHSGHYGNYAPNPVFRLANLLSSMKNEEGEVLIKDYYREVKLNPAELKILNAVPYDAEATRNQLGIAKEEQVGRNYQEALQYPSLNVRQLETSWKGEGLKTIIPETATAHFDIRLVPEIDGEEQLKRIRQHLEQQGYLVLDREPTGEERLTHDQILTFQGDFKYNAYRTATDSEFGKRIRRTLEDTFEEEPVIIRMMGGTVPIVPLIQALNVPTVIVPMVNMDNNQHNPNENIRLGNLRQGVAICKALLQMKLQ, from the coding sequence ATGAAAAAAGCAATGCATAAAATCATATTCGCCATCTTTTCTTGCTGGGTGGCCTCACTTTCTGCCCAATCGATGGATGATGCCGCTTTTCGCGAAATGGTCACCCTGCATCGGGAATTTGTCAGTATTCCTAATCTCCCCGCTGATCCCGAGCGCATGCTGGACAACATCCGCTGGGTGCAAGAAAAATATGAAGGCCTGGAATTTGAGACCAGTCTGTTGACCTCGGAAACCTTGCCCATACTCTTGGTGGAAAAGGTATATAATCCCGAGCTAAAAACGATACTTTTCTATTTTCATATCGACGGCCAGCCGGTCAACCCGGCAGCCTGGAACCAGATCAATCCCTTCACACCGGTGCTAAAAGCCCAGCAATCCGATGGCAGCTGGCAGGAAATTGCCTGGTCAGAACTGGAGGGCACACTGGATGACGACTGGCGCATGTTCGCCCGTGCAGCGGCCGATGATAAAGCCCCCATCCTGATGCTGTACACGGCACTGCAACAGTTACAGCAGCAGCAGATCACCCCAAATTTCAACATCAAGATCCTCTTTGACCCTGAGGAAGAGTATAGCTCCAAAGCTCTTCTGGGTACGCTCGACGAATATAAAGACCGCTATACGTCGGATTATTTTATCGTCATGGATGGACCTGCTCATCCCTCCAATGCGCCCACGCTCACTTTTGGTTGTCGCGGCATCGCTACTTGTTCCATCACGACCTACGGACCCAATCTTCCTCAACACAGCGGGCATTACGGAAATTATGCGCCCAATCCGGTCTTTCGTTTGGCCAATCTCCTCTCCAGTATGAAAAACGAGGAAGGCGAGGTGTTGATCAAAGACTACTACCGCGAAGTCAAGCTCAATCCTGCAGAATTGAAAATTTTAAACGCTGTACCCTACGATGCCGAGGCTACACGTAACCAATTGGGAATTGCCAAAGAAGAGCAAGTAGGTCGCAATTATCAGGAAGCACTCCAATATCCCTCTCTAAACGTACGTCAATTGGAAACCTCCTGGAAGGGGGAGGGACTCAAAACCATCATCCCGGAAACGGCCACCGCTCATTTTGATATTCGATTGGTGCCCGAAATTGACGGTGAAGAGCAACTCAAACGCATTCGTCAGCATTTAGAGCAGCAGGGCTATCTGGTGCTGGACCGCGAGCCCACCGGTGAAGAGCGATTAACGCATGACCAGATCCTGACGTTTCAAGGAGATTTTAAGTACAACGCCTATCGCACGGCTACAGATTCTGAGTTCGGGAAACGCATTCGCCGGACGCTGGAGGATACGTTTGAAGAAGAGCCAGTCATCATTCGTATGATGGGAGGAACCGTACCGATCGTGCCTTTGATTCAAGCTCTAAACGTGCCTACCGTCATCGTTCCCATGGTCAATATGGACAACAACCAGCACAATCCCAATGAAAATATTCGTTTGGGCAATTTGCGGCAGGGAGTAGCCATTTGTAAAGCGCTATTGCAAATGAAACTGCAGTGA
- a CDS encoding VOC family protein, with protein MKHVIQCKFCNSLFRVIIFSLLGVLQVAQAQSKAELGVGAIGLVVSDIEVSEQFYTEILMMKLVGEFSLDEQWSREAGASDGKPFSVKRFVTVDAPTATELKLAYFDETQPGQKKPNIAQSAGVNYITFSYSAEAFQKVLKNIEEAGLSIPGMIQRDAYQLFFIQDPDGIFVEIVGPPK; from the coding sequence ATGAAACATGTTATCCAATGTAAATTCTGCAATTCACTTTTCAGAGTGATCATTTTTTCACTGCTGGGCGTTTTGCAGGTCGCTCAGGCACAATCCAAAGCTGAACTGGGTGTAGGGGCCATTGGATTGGTGGTTAGCGATATTGAAGTCTCTGAGCAATTCTATACGGAGATCTTGATGATGAAGTTGGTGGGAGAATTCAGTCTGGACGAGCAATGGAGCCGGGAAGCCGGTGCGTCCGACGGGAAGCCCTTTTCAGTGAAGCGATTCGTCACTGTAGATGCACCTACAGCTACCGAATTGAAACTCGCCTATTTTGACGAAACCCAACCGGGACAAAAGAAGCCTAATATTGCACAATCCGCGGGAGTGAACTACATCACCTTTTCCTATTCGGCAGAAGCCTTTCAAAAAGTTTTAAAAAATATTGAAGAAGCGGGTCTGTCCATTCCTGGAATGATCCAACGAGACGCCTATCAATTGTTTTTTATTCAAGATCCGGATGGGATCTTTGTGGAGATCGTAGGTCCGCCGAAATAA
- a CDS encoding DinB family protein: protein MKISGPKLKSNLYLFVLAITLSSSSLSAQEDVFINEYLERLQKSKSYLILIAEMMPEEQYSFRATPESMSFEEHLMHICWAMDWHSQSLMGERPARDWETDTALKVDDKTKQQMIATVEETFDTTLFFIANFDTTRLEERLDYFGADRTKRQILLLLADHVTHHRAQMLVYLRLNGLQPPRYVLFQ from the coding sequence ATGAAAATTAGCGGACCAAAACTAAAGAGTAATTTATACCTTTTCGTCCTTGCGATTACTCTGTCTTCTTCTTCCCTAAGTGCTCAAGAGGATGTCTTTATCAATGAATATCTGGAACGCCTGCAAAAATCAAAGTCCTATTTAATATTGATCGCTGAGATGATGCCGGAGGAGCAGTATTCCTTCAGAGCGACGCCGGAATCCATGAGTTTTGAAGAACACTTAATGCATATTTGCTGGGCGATGGACTGGCACAGTCAGTCGCTGATGGGCGAACGGCCGGCCCGAGATTGGGAGACGGATACTGCACTGAAGGTAGATGATAAAACCAAACAGCAAATGATTGCCACGGTAGAAGAGACCTTTGATACCACGCTGTTTTTTATCGCCAACTTTGACACGACTCGTTTAGAGGAGCGATTGGATTACTTTGGAGCCGATCGCACAAAGCGGCAAATTCTTCTACTGCTTGCAGATCACGTGACCCATCATAGAGCCCAGATGCTGGTGTATTTACGCTTGAATGGCTTACAACCACCTCGGTATGTACTGTTTCAGTAA
- a CDS encoding ATP-binding protein — protein MIHLIVGSTGAGKTTYAHELKKTTQGVVFSIDLWNKILFLPDKKPTDGLEWFLNRIERAERMIMDLIIQLEAANTDSILDLGFSKFEHREKFRSFARDRNYASKIHFLNIPRELRQQRVIQRNQEQGPTYAFEVSQADFDFMEHYFERPSPEELNDGLVIKV, from the coding sequence ATGATACACTTGATCGTAGGAAGTACGGGCGCCGGTAAAACAACCTATGCGCACGAACTTAAAAAGACGACGCAGGGTGTTGTTTTTTCCATTGATCTTTGGAATAAAATCTTATTCCTGCCCGATAAAAAACCAACCGACGGATTGGAATGGTTCCTGAATCGCATTGAACGTGCGGAGCGCATGATCATGGACCTGATCATTCAATTGGAGGCAGCGAATACGGATTCCATTTTGGATTTGGGATTTTCCAAATTCGAGCATCGAGAGAAGTTTCGGTCCTTTGCCCGCGACAGGAATTATGCATCAAAAATTCATTTTTTGAACATTCCCAGAGAACTGCGTCAACAGCGAGTGATCCAGCGTAATCAGGAGCAAGGACCCACCTACGCCTTTGAAGTCAGCCAGGCTGATTTTGACTTTATGGAGCACTATTTCGAGCGACCCTCACCTGAGGAGCTCAATGATGGTTTGGTCATTAAAGTATAA
- a CDS encoding PhzF family phenazine biosynthesis protein: protein MSMLSITTYIIDAFTDQPFHGNPAGVCLLEKPLEESVMQNIARELGYSETAFVRPMEEGRHYSIRYFSPKTEIPLCGHATLASAKALFERDPAQNTLHLITQHHLDLFVGKEEDGMIMEFPRYEAFPREAPKALLQALGIAAIQNSVFCEETQMLLLEIESSLQLRGLTPDFEKLKQSHNAIDGVVVTALSDQVDYDFESRYFWPWSGTNEDPVTGATHTFMAPYWCSKLKKNKLRSFQCSPRGGFMDIELMDGNRLRIKGQAQIVLEGQFCLLL, encoded by the coding sequence ATGAGCATGCTTTCCATTACTACCTACATCATTGACGCCTTTACTGATCAACCCTTTCACGGAAATCCGGCTGGGGTCTGTCTTTTAGAAAAACCACTGGAAGAGTCGGTGATGCAAAATATCGCTCGCGAACTCGGTTATTCGGAGACGGCCTTTGTGCGACCCATGGAAGAAGGGAGGCATTATTCCATTCGTTATTTCTCCCCCAAAACGGAAATTCCCTTGTGTGGTCATGCTACTTTAGCTTCCGCGAAAGCGCTCTTCGAGCGGGATCCAGCTCAAAATACACTGCATTTAATTACGCAGCACCACCTTGACCTGTTCGTTGGCAAGGAAGAGGACGGGATGATCATGGAATTCCCGCGCTATGAGGCTTTTCCGCGAGAGGCGCCCAAAGCTTTATTGCAGGCGCTGGGCATCGCGGCCATCCAAAACAGTGTATTTTGCGAAGAGACCCAAATGCTGTTGCTGGAGATCGAAAGCAGCTTGCAGCTTCGTGGTTTGACACCTGACTTTGAAAAGTTAAAGCAGTCCCACAATGCTATTGATGGAGTGGTGGTGACCGCCCTATCTGATCAAGTCGATTACGATTTTGAATCCCGCTATTTTTGGCCCTGGAGTGGAACCAACGAAGATCCGGTGACCGGGGCCACCCATACCTTTATGGCACCTTATTGGTGCAGTAAGTTGAAGAAAAACAAGCTACGCTCTTTTCAATGCTCCCCGCGCGGTGGATTTATGGACATCGAGCTGATGGATGGGAATAGATTAAGGATCAAGGGCCAGGCACAGATTGTGTTGGAAGGTCAGTTTTGTTTGCTTTTGTGA
- a CDS encoding DUF6090 family protein — protein sequence MIAFFRRLRKKVLAEGSTAKYFKYALGEIILVVIGILIALQINNWNIDRQTRIKEQAYLKEIRNNLGQDSLQLALVLDFNKNKERIVEEMIGIFSDTLNNEERFQIFNKHANNFTFYQVFDPVRIAFTNMLSAESIDLIRSSELREDLSVYYNYPYLDGIQNRIAVINRRVVDVHFPKFFSKEFVSEWIGISSEMPEVNELNIASDQEFMADLFGVKMIISVQNELIRATQKSNQQLIALVESEINK from the coding sequence ATGATCGCTTTCTTTCGACGACTTAGAAAAAAGGTGCTGGCTGAGGGCAGTACTGCCAAGTATTTCAAATACGCCCTGGGAGAGATTATTCTGGTCGTTATCGGAATTCTGATTGCTTTACAGATAAACAATTGGAATATCGACCGCCAAACCCGAATTAAAGAACAGGCCTACCTAAAGGAAATTCGAAATAATCTGGGACAGGACTCGTTGCAGTTGGCGCTGGTGCTGGATTTCAATAAAAATAAAGAGCGAATTGTTGAAGAAATGATCGGGATATTCTCAGACACCCTCAACAATGAGGAGCGATTCCAAATATTTAACAAACATGCCAATAACTTTACCTTTTACCAGGTGTTCGATCCGGTGCGCATTGCTTTTACCAATATGCTATCTGCCGAAAGTATTGATCTGATACGCTCCTCCGAACTTCGAGAAGACTTATCGGTCTATTATAATTATCCCTACTTGGATGGAATCCAGAATCGAATCGCGGTCATCAACAGAAGAGTGGTTGACGTTCACTTTCCTAAGTTTTTTTCCAAAGAATTTGTGTCGGAGTGGATCGGTATTTCCTCTGAGATGCCCGAGGTCAACGAGTTGAATATTGCTAGCGATCAAGAATTTATGGCCGATTTATTTGGAGTAAAAATGATTATTTCCGTTCAGAATGAATTGATCAGAGCTACCCAGAAAAGTAATCAACAATTGATCGCTCTTGTAGAATCTGAGATCAACAAGTAA
- a CDS encoding nuclear transport factor 2 family protein → MKNRKNILFALLCALMIPSLLFSQTDEEQIRALRTSSNSALKAYDHAKVLSYLTEDALTTTGNGTVLCGKKELEQYILDGGKSDMYWVRNPEEITVNQKRGLAWESGTWNGYDSERGEVSIIKGRYAAMWTKKTGSWKIKSQLFVTIEEN, encoded by the coding sequence ATGAAAAATAGAAAGAATATCCTTTTTGCTTTACTGTGTGCGCTGATGATTCCCTCTCTGCTTTTTTCTCAAACGGATGAAGAACAGATACGAGCGTTAAGAACCTCATCCAATAGCGCGCTTAAAGCGTACGATCATGCTAAAGTACTATCGTACTTAACCGAGGATGCCTTGACCACTACCGGGAATGGTACCGTATTATGTGGGAAAAAGGAATTAGAGCAATACATCCTCGATGGTGGAAAAAGTGACATGTATTGGGTCCGCAATCCCGAGGAAATTACAGTCAATCAAAAACGAGGCTTGGCTTGGGAGAGCGGAACGTGGAATGGGTATGATTCGGAACGAGGAGAAGTCTCCATCATCAAAGGCCGATATGCAGCGATGTGGACCAAAAAGACCGGAAGTTGGAAAATTAAATCCCAATTATTTGTCACGATAGAAGAAAATTGA